A window of Dromiciops gliroides isolate mDroGli1 chromosome X, mDroGli1.pri, whole genome shotgun sequence contains these coding sequences:
- the LOC122733943 gene encoding olfactory receptor 1019-like, with protein sequence MKKGNQTSPMEFVFLGITEDIAWQGPLFGVFLVIYSITVVGNLGLITLIRINPRLHTPMYFFLTNLSFLDFCYSSVTVPKMLADFLSEHKVIGFSACVAQMSLFVIFASAECYLLASMAYDRYVAICSPLLYSVTVSLKICVLLVIACYVAGAINSVTLTTSTFLLDFCNSNIINSFFCDIPPLLALSCSDTRVCELLVFAFGGFIQMSSLGIIVVSYTFIIIAILRIRSTEGKRKAFSTCASHLTAVSLFYGTIIFMYLRPTSSYSLNQDRVVSVLYTVIIPMLNPIIYSLRNKEVKGTLCKVLTSGLTQH encoded by the coding sequence ATGAAGAAAGGGAACCAAACATCCCCAATGGAATTTGTCTTCTTGGGAATCACAGAAGACATTGCTTGGCAGGGTCCCCTTTTTGGTGTGTTCCTTGTTATTTATTCAATCACTGTGGTGGGGAACCTGGGTTTGATCACCCTGATTCGGATCAACCCCCGTCTCCACACTcccatgtacttcttcctcaCCAACCTGTCTTTCCTTGACTTCTGCTATTCCTCTGTCACAGTCCCAAAGATGCTGGCCGACTTCTTGTCAGAACACAAGGTCATCGGTTTCTCAGCATGTGTGGCCCAAATGAGcctctttgtcatctttgcctcAGCTGAGTGCTACCTCTTGGCCTCCATGGCATATGACCGTTATGTCGCCATCTGCAGTCCCTTGCTCTATTCTGTCACTGTGTCCCTGAAGATCTGTGTCCTTTTGGTGATCGCGTGCTATGTGGCTGGGGCGATCAACTCAGTGACTTTGACCACCTCAACTTTCCTTCTTGACTTTTGCAACTCCAACATCATAAATAGCTTCTTCTGTGACATTCCCCCACTGCTAGCTTTGTCCTGCTCTGACACCCGTGTCTGTGAGCTCCTAGTCTTTGCCTTTGGAGGTTTCATCCAGATGAGTTCCTTGGGCATCATTGTGGTTTCCTATACATTTATCATCATTGCCATCCTGAGAATCCGATCAACCGAGGGCAAGCGCAAAGCCTTCTCCACTTGTGCTTCCCATCTGACTGCTGTCAGTCTGTTCTACGGGACCATTATCTTCATGTACTTACGGCCCACATCTAGTTACTCCCTCAACCAGGACCGTGTGGTCTCTGTCCTCTATACTGTGATTATCCCCATGTTGAACCCCATTATCTATAGTCTGAGGAACAAGGAGGTAAAGGGTACCCTGTGTAAAGTTTTAACTTCAGGCTTGACTCAGCACTAG